One genomic segment of Arachis duranensis cultivar V14167 chromosome 4, aradu.V14167.gnm2.J7QH, whole genome shotgun sequence includes these proteins:
- the LOC107483848 gene encoding uncharacterized protein LOC107483848: MAPRGPGRGHERDRTSTHEPKINPNNPINLMAALENMATTMQATAEALGQQINNNGNGGSGAQGPMTLATFLKVNPPKFKGTTNPTEADTWFQAMERALQAQLVPEEQCVEFATYLLTGKALHWWQGARRLLQQGNDPITWGAFQVEFYKKYFPNSARTVKELELLQLKQGTMSVSEYTDKFEELFRFSRMCQGTPGDFEEWKCIKYEGGLRSEILSSVGPMEIRVFSELVNKSRITEECVRKAIEAKNDHRESYRREHNQEYPTRGHEFRRRGYPQHFFQRRNDLATNKNSQGKGKEKQMVAALDVLSCQRCGGHHPNRPCRYGLGLCYNCGRLGHLVRDCPHRKDRETARFDFHT, encoded by the coding sequence atggcgcctcgtggacccgGTCGGGGACATGAGAGAGATCGTACTAGTACTCATGAACCGAAAATCAACCCGAATAACCCGATAAACCTTATGGCGGCATTGGAGAATATGGCTACTACTATGCAGGCCACTGCGGAGGCTCTTGGGCAACAGATAAACAATAACGGCAATGGCGGAAGTGGAGCTCAGGGCCCAATGACACTAGCAACTTTcttaaaggttaatccacctaagttcaagggaaccactAATCCGACTGAAGCTGACACCTGGTTTCAGGCCATGGAGCGAGCACTACAAGCGCAGTTGGTGCCTGAAGAGCAGTgtgttgaatttgctacctaTCTGCTCACGGGGAAAGCAttgcattggtggcaaggggctCGACGTCTCCTGCAGCAGGGGAATGATCCTATCACCTGGGGTGCCTTCCAAGTGGAAttttataagaagtactttccgaatTCTGCTAGAACGGTCAAGGAACTTGAATTACTGCAACTGAAGCAGGGTACAatgtccgtatctgagtatacgGATAAATTTGAGGAGTTATTCAGGTTTTCTCGTATGTGTCAAGGAACCCCAGGAGACttcgaggaatggaagtgtattaagtatgaaggaggacttcGAAGTGAAATCCTAAGCTCCGTTGGACCGATGGAGATTAGGGTCTTCTCCGAACTTGTGAACAAGAGCCGTATTACTGAAGAATGTGTGAGGAAGGCTATTGAGGCGAAGAATGACCATCGGGAGTCCTACCGTAGGGAGCACAATCAAGAGTACCCAACAAGGGGTCATGAGTTTAGGAGAAGAGGATACCCACAACATTTTTTCCAAAGGCGAAATGACCTTGCGACGAATAAGAATTCCCAAGGAAAAGGTAAGGAAAAACAAATGGTGGCTGCTTTGGATGTTTTGAGCTGTCAGAGATGTGGAGGTCATCACCCAAATAGACCGTGTCGTTATGGTTTGGGTTTGTGTTACAATTGCGGAAGGCTAGGACATTTGGTCAGAGATTGCCCACACCGGAAGGACCGGGAGACTGCCAGGTTCGATTTTCATACCTGA
- the LOC107483847 gene encoding uncharacterized protein LOC107483847, with product MAALENMAAVMQATAEALGQQINNNAETWFLAMERALQAQLVPEEQCVEFATYLLTGEALHWWQGARRLLQQGNDPITWGTFQVEFYKKYFPNSARTVKELELLQLKQGTMSVSEYTDKFEELFRFSRMCQGTPGDFEEWKCIKYEGGLRSEILSSVGPMEIRVFSELVNKSRIAEECVRKAVEAKNDHRESHRREHNQEYPTRCHEFRRRGYPQRFSQRRNDLATNKNSQGKGKEKQMVAALDVLSYQRCGGHHLNRPCRYGSGLCYNCGRLGHLVRDCPHRKDRETARFDFLT from the exons atggcggcgttggagaatatggctgctgTTATGCAGGCCACTGCGGAGGCTCTTGGGCAACAGATAAACAATAACG CTGAAACCTGGTTTCTGGCCATGGAGCGAGCACTACAAGCGCAGTTGGTGCCTGAAGAGCAGTgtgttgaatttgctacctaTCTGCTCACGGGGGAAGCAttgcattggtggcaaggggctCGACGTCTCCTGCAGCAGGGGAATGATCCTATCACCTGGGGTACCTTCCAAGTGGAAttttataagaagtactttccgaatTCTGCTAGAACGGTCAAGGAACTTGAATTACTGCAACTGAAGCAGGGTACAatgtccgtatctgagtatacagaTAAATTTGAGGAGTTATTCAGGTTTTCTCGTATGTGTCAAGGAACCCCAGGAGACttcgaggaatggaagtgtattAAGTATGAGGGAGGACTTCGAAGTGAAATCCTGAGCTCCGTTGGACCGATGGAGATTAGGGTATTCTCCGAACTTGTGAACAAGAGCCGTATTGCTGAAGAATGTGTGAGGAAGGCTGTTGAGGCGAAGAATGACCATCGGGAGTCCCACCGCAGGGAGCACAATCAAGAGTACCCAACAAGGTGTCATGAGTTTAGGAGAAGAGGATACCCACAACGTTTTTCCCAAAGGCGAAATGACCTTGCGACGAATAAGAATTCCCAAGGAAAAGGTAAGGAAAAACAAATGGTGGCTGCTTTGGATGTTTTGAGCTATCAGAGATGTGGAGGTCATCACCTAAATAGACCGTGTCGTTATGGTTCGGGTTTGTGTTACAATTGCGGAAGGCTAGGACATTTGGTCAGAGATTGCCCACACCGGAAGGACCGGGAGACTGCCAGGTTCGATTTTCTTACCTGA
- the LOC107483850 gene encoding uncharacterized protein LOC107483850, translating into MANHLYAVLLLFITSSSLMIMVASSEVCNKDGGGVGDENCSSLQQKKCQGQTLLPGGDCVDQWCNIMCDVKYPHHGASGKCSGFYRRPTGPVCICTFNCL; encoded by the exons ATGGCCAACCACTTATACGCCGTTCTCCTTCTCTTCATTACATCAA GTTCTCTTATGATCATGGTGGCAAGTAGTGAAGTGTGCAACAAGGATGGTGGTGGTGTTGGGGATGAGAATTGCTCATCATTGCAACAGAAAAAATGTCAAGGTCAGACGCTTTTGCCAGGAGGAGATTGTGTTGACCAATGGTGTAACATAATGTGTGATGTTAAGTACCCTCATCACGGAGCTTCTGGAAAATGCTCTGGCTTCTATAGGCGTCCAACTGGCCCTGTCTGCATTTGCACCTTCAACTGTTTGTGA